The sequence below is a genomic window from Phosphitispora fastidiosa.
GAAAAGACCGATCCGGCGCTTTTCCGCATGATGGGCGAGGCCGGGCTTCTCGGCGTCACCCTGCCGGAAGAATACGGCACCGCCGGTGCGTCCTATGTCGCCTATGGTCTGGTTGCACGTGAAGTCGAGCGTGTCGACAGCGGCTATCGCTCGATGATGAGCGTGCAGTCCTCGCTGGTCATGTATCCCATCTATGCCTATGGCTCGGAAGAACAGCGCAAGAAATATCTGCCGAAGCTGGCTTCGG
It includes:
- a CDS encoding acyl-CoA dehydrogenase family protein, producing EKTDPALFRMMGEAGLLGVTLPEEYGTAGASYVAYGLVAREVERVDSGYRSMMSVQSSLVMYPIYAYGSEEQRKKYLPKLAS